cctggaaatgggaagtacaatacctgcactctaaaggaggagtttcaggatattagcagtttggagggacatgttgtgtatctttttacgtatatgcttctaaactgttgtgttctgagcacctctgcaaaaacagtgattatgtatgagtgttgaatgatgatgaaagtattttctctttggggattttctttctttttgggtcaccctgcctcggtgggagacggccaacttcttaaaaaaaaaaaaatagggaaaaTGAATGCTCATTAAGATAGTAACACTTAAACTGCTTATGCATATTTATGGCCATGTGAGGAATTGGCATAACGTAGCTTAAGTAATTTTCATTGGCTTAATTTAATAAGCAAGACGTGATATAATTAATGCCAATTAAACAATCCAAGTATTAAGCCGAAAATATGTACAGTACACAAACTCTGCAAGGTTCGTGCTCCACTGGGAAAAGTGTTTAATAATGGTGGGCACAGAATGAGGGGAAACTATACATCATGGGAAGAGAAAATTGGTGCTATTGTATGACAGTATTCAAAATATTTGTGACAGTGATACCGCTGGTGATACAATTAACATTAGGTTTTGATGAAATAAAGTGTATGTAGAATTGCAGAAACATGTCTGGCTATTCCTAGATGAAATATAATTCAAGCCATGTCAAGACATGATGCTTTAGTGGTGGAATACATTGCCATTAATGAATAGAATAACAATATCAAACAGCAGTAAAAATAAGTGATGTGTACTGTACAGCAAATATTACTTTATGACATACAATTTTAACAAGAATGATTTCAAACAAGGAGTTCCTTAGCATGAAAAATATATTCTTTAACAATATGATAAAGCAAATCATTTAACTGGTCCATACTTTGAGGAAAATGGTCACGTGACATATATTCACAGTGGAATTGTAGATCATTCCACTGAAGTTTCAGTGAAAGAGGGCTTTCTTTTATCTTTAAAATGTTACCGAGCTTCAGGAATATCCATTCATTCATTAAAGTATATGTAGTGATAACCTGTGTGTACTGTACAATTAACATAATTTaataaattaatattttgtaAGTACTATAATGCATTATATTAAATATTAGCAAACTATGCAAGGTTTTGTCATCCTTTGCCACTAGTCTTAAAAACTGCAGACTCTTCACTTTATAGAAAGGTAATGTACTAATACTCACATAAAGGGGATAAGTTCCCCACAGGCCAAAGTTTATGGATTGAAGGAAGACAAAATATAGAATTGTGCAAATTTACTACTGGTGTAGTAAAGTTTTAGCAAACATTTAACATCAAATTAATTGAAAATCTAGAATTACATCCTTACAAAATCCTTAAAAAAATATTCCAAAGAAAGCATTGGTAAAAATGTTAAATTAcacatctctctctctagtcAATATATGTACAATTAATTACAAATCCTTTCAATGCAAAAACCGCTAATTAACATCCCAAAATAAAGGCCTCCAATTTTGCAGAGTACGTATATCTGTTGGCTTGTTCACCAAGCACTACTATAATAGAAAGGGAAGCAACCCCTAATCCAACTGATTATTTTGCTTTAGCTACATCAGCAATACAGACAAAGTTAGTCTTTATGGTACATGTTCTATCTTCAAACTGTACTTCAATTTAGACTATCATTCTTCATTACCATTTCTCTTTCTTACTCTTTTCCATTATATCAGTAGTGCCTTTCTCTCCCCTACTGCTTCCTGTTTTTCTACTTTCCTACTTGTGCTGTTTGTGCTTTCTACGGTACTTATGCCTTCTGCTTATTTTTTAAAGATAAACATGACTGCTAAAGTAGAAAGTGGAATTATTTAAAAGTAATTTAAGTGCTCACTTAAAACCAGAATGTAGTAACATGCTTGGAGGAGATTCTCTGCAAGAAAACAAGGTGTCAAATATATAGTTAACAAACACAAAGGTACAACAAGCAGGTAAATCTTGTATGTAAATCATAATATGAAAGAAAAGTGTCAGTTTTAGACAAAAGACAACAAATAAATAAATCACATGTAAAATCTATAAAATAGGAAATTAAAGAGCATTCATTATTTAaagtaatatttatatataaaaaaaaattctttactttaaagAACATGCCAATACTCTTAAGTGTTCCATTTTCTAATCTTACAGAAGTGTAATGCTTAGAAGGGCTTCAGAATATTCCTTTACAAACGAGAGTAAGAACTCTACTTTCTTAATAGCTGACTTGACATTTGGAAGTGTTGTTATCTTGAGCTCAATATCGTTGCTTGAATCCATGAATGTGTAAGTAAACAGCCCTTTTCTTCCACCTGGTGgtttaaaaaaaagttttttaaaATACTGGATGCATGACAAAGAATCACTTTGAAAATATTATATCACTTTTGATAAACACATGCTAACAAAATGGAGGGTAATCTGAATTGTAATATCAACACACTTCTGGTGAgccagctattgaatgaataatggtatatgtgtttccttctttgggtcatcctgccttggcgGAATATGACCGTTGGGGgtgaaaaaaaaatcagagaaaaCACACTACTGCATTATACTGACAGCAATTACAGTAAAGTATATTTCATGACATTTCCATCTTTTTTTCAACGAACCAGccacatcccaccaaggcagggtgacctaaaaagaaaaacaagtttctctctttaaatttagtaatatatacaggaggaggagttactagcctcttgtttctggcattttagtcgcctcttacaacatgcatgacttactgaggaagaattctgttccacttccccatggagaatctTTCCAAAATATTCATCTTAATCATCTGAATGTTAGTAATTTCCAGTATACATTTATATACAAAAATCTTGAAGCCTATtctgaaattttttttataaattgccTCATAGTATAATAACGACTTTTAGTAGTAgatataaagctcctggagagcgaaacgttgccacaataaaatgtcacattagttgtacttgtgttctTTCATCTAACATAAGTATATCTTAGCACAAGTACAATGTCAATATCAGTCAGTTTGAGCTGCTGTTCCTAACAATATATTTTCATTACATGTAAGACAAATGAAAAATGTCTGAGAAACTTTCTTCACAAGCAAATAAGATGTACTCTGTAATAACTTTCTATCTTTTATGTTTATATTCTCACAGTTATAGGTAGTCGTACTGTAATTAATATAAGAATAAGATTAtattgcctcggtgggagatggccaacttgttaaaaaaaaaaaaaaaaaaaaaaaaatactcaagaattcttcctccgtaagccatgcatgtcatgagAGGCCAACTGAAGAGCTTCTTTGAAAGTAAACCTTCATTATTCTGCAATTTTTTTTTCCCACAATCATCTGGCCTCTCTTTTCTCAGACTCTATAACCATCACCATAACCTGGTTTCACATTAGCTTTTTTATATAGTTTTTTAGATACATGGGTAACTCCTTAGTATATTAACTGAATAACTACTGTGGTTTTAAGCTCTAGGGATGTACAAATGTATACATAAGACCACTAGCTTACATTACATAACCTAATAAGAGTGAGCAGGATCACTGTCCATTGTTAGCTAGGATTCATTCCTATATTTGcagaaaaataaaaacaaatacaaattgaaaaaatatgtatctttagGGATCAGCTTAATTAGGTTACACTATAGTGAATACTTAAatctataaaaaataaaaatgcatgATACACCACCTGCAGGTTTTTTCTTCTTTGAAAGATTTGCTTTGGAGGTATGTAAAAGAACGTGAATTTCAGATAGGGCTGCCCTCACATAAAAAGTTTGGTCATTAGCTACTGGCCCTTGAAGAATCTTCAATACATCATTCCTAACAGTGCAGGCAAACTCTTCACTCTCCATTAACCAAGGATGCTGAAATTATTTGAAGCAGTATAGAAATACTGTATAATTTATCCTCATGCTTGTTCTTGGACAAGCATAAGGATAAACAGGCAAGGTCTGTAACAAGATATGATGAGCTGAGGAAGTAAAATTAATTATGAACCAAAGAAATCCTACAATATATTCAATGGGGTGAGAGAAaacataaaaaataaagtaaaaaaaatttaaatataaattaAGGTGAATGTGAACAATTACTTTTAAAGCAATAAAAATGAAAATTGGCTTACATTCTGTGCTTCCATTTTAGGACTCTCAACTGCAATTGCTGCTTCCTGAAAGTTTGCATTAGCTGCTAATACTGCCGACAATGAAAGCACAGCTTCGGTAGCATCTAAACTGCTCTCCTGATGGTCTCCATTGAAGAGACGCACTGTCCATGCATACGCAGTCAATACATTCAAGATGTTATATGGAATACAAGGTGAAGGTGTAACTTTCTGTAAAGAAAAATGTGAGACATGAAAGTATTATTTTATTgacaacatattattattattacggggaacactaaacccatagggattatacagcacctgtaggGGGAGGGGATGacaggcattcaggctcaattcaggaaactgaagcacagatctaattccctagatcaagagcccttcactagcatcaaagaacctcccttgagaggacaACATATACTAGACTAGTCCAAATTGTATTGTATCACATTTTAGGTACAAGATagaatctttctttctttcaacacaccggccgtatcccaccaaggcagggcggcccaaaaggaaaaacaaaagtttctcctttcacatttagtaatatatacaagagaaggggttactagccccttactcctggcattttagtcgcctcttacaacacgcatagcttagggaggaagaattctgttccacttccccatggagataagaggaaataaacaagagcaagaactagtaagaaaatagaagaaaacccagaggggtgtgtatatatgcttgtacatgtatgtgtagtgtgacctaagtgtaagcagaagtagcaagaggtacctgaaaccttgcatgtttatgagacagaaaaaacaccagcaatcctaccatcctacaggctttcattttacattcacttggcaggacggtagtacctccctgggcggctgctgtctaccaacctactacctagcacAAGATAGAATATACATAGTAAATCCAATGTAAACATTTCTGAGTGAATCTTTTGACATGCTTAAAAGCTTGTCAATATTATTTCATTGCAGTGCAAAAGTAACCACTTCACTCCATGTTTTCATGCTTAGTTTATATGCTATTGTGTGTTTATCTAAGAGTGTTTCTTTACAAGCTGCTTATGTGATGATTCAGTTCAGTATTATTGAAGGGTGAATTCCATTATGGCATCAAGAAAACAACCTACTGTATTTGGTAATACAGTTTCTTTGCAACTTACTATATCTGGCAAAAGAGATTCTGTCTCCAGAAGAGGAATAATTTGAAGACAAAACTCAAGTTACTCCAGCATCTAACTAGGAAGAAATGGCAGCATTAATAGTGTGGTTGCTTGAAGTGAAC
The nucleotide sequence above comes from Cherax quadricarinatus isolate ZL_2023a chromosome 40, ASM3850222v1, whole genome shotgun sequence. Encoded proteins:
- the LOC128687355 gene encoding zinc finger HIT domain-containing protein 2, translating into MMAASSNSGCRKCAFCPNNSQYSCPRCNVQYCSSKCYKHQNHAQCSESFYEDMIKEELRSGTLSEESRKKMMRILHRIKAGDSVMGDEEDEPLDSDDDEDLAARMADVDLNDSDAIWKKLTEEERQEFRALIDKGGFEDLIPPWIPWWDQQIPKVQEIRPGSQSSPEYAVGCPEIIEVPLLSELTKVTPSPCIPYNILNVLTAYAWTVRLFNGDHQESSLDATEAVLSLSAVLAANANFQEAAIAVESPKMEAQNHPWLMESEEFACTVRNDVLKILQGPVANDQTFYVRAALSEIHVLLHTSKANLSKKKKPAGGRKGLFTYTFMDSSNDIELKITTLPNVKSAIKKVEFLLSFVKEYSEALLSITLL